In the genome of Ziziphus jujuba cultivar Dongzao chromosome 10, ASM3175591v1, the window GGATTTCAATTACTGTACCAAGAATGTAAGACACCAATCATCATGAGTAGAATACAACTGTCCTTCAATAACAGCCCGCCATCAACTGTATTTGTATTTCGGTTTGACACATTAAATCAACAGTGACAAAGTAATTTCATAAGCTATCTCAAAAGAAAGCCCCAAGCAAAGATTgagaaaacaaatgaaaattttgatcaatCAAATTTGCAAGAGAAATACAAGCACGTAGCATACGATGCATACTGGTGGAAACATGCATCTAGAGATTTTGAAGATACTTTTGTACGAAAGAGATTACAATCATAGCAAAGATCATACTAACCCTATAACGAGATGACTACGTGGCGGCAAAGGAGCAATGGAAGAATTTGTACCATAATCTTGCTGTGAACAATCAACCATAACTTTCTTTCCAGCCTACAAtattgaagaaagaaaatgagtgTTAGTGGCAAATTACATGTACTTGCATACATATTATAATTCTTCAAAAGTGAACTAATTTTACAAACCCACCATCATCTCATTTGTTGGCTTCATCTTTACTTTAACAGGACTGCATTTCTCTTTTGTGGCTTTAGcttcttcattatatatatcCTCCTGAGCCTAGCGGTAATAGACAGAATTTAAAGCAGGTAATTCAACATGGTTATATATAGAACACATAATTTGCGAGGTGTAAAGCAGAAATCCGACCTTTGCCATAATCTTAGATTGCCTTCTGTCCTTCATATCAAACATCTCATGGCCATAACGTTTTGAAACTGAAGGCTTCAATTTTGAGTACTCACTCCTTTGGAGAATTTTTGGGCTTGTGTTATTATCCTCATCTAACCAAGGAACTGATTGCTCCCTAGAGATTTTCCCACTATATTGACCATGATGTTTTAGGGCAGAGTCAGATATCATCCCTTCAACACCATGTTTAGAGCTCATCCTACTATTCCTGTTGTAACCGGATTCATCATATGTATTCAAGGTAGAGTTTCGTCCAGGTAAAGAACTAGTACGATTAAGATAAGTTGATTTTTTCCTTGACTGGTTGCCAGATTTAATCTCCTGACCTTCAAATACATGCATCATAGGAGCTTCGTGAACATAGGAGTCCTTTGAACTGACCTTTGAATTATATACTTCATATCTCTGCACAAGCATGAAAAGaagtaaataaagaaattaagaagAAACTACAGTTGTgaagataaatattataaataacgtTTCAAGATTGTTGAGCATGCAATCCATTACATGTTAATGCATAAAGCAAGCCACAGGTAGACTACAGTTTGACCAAAAATCAACATTATGAAATATTATTACATGCTGCAAAGTTTAGGAGTAGGGGGAAGCACAAAAAGATAAGCCCAAAACCAAAGGGCCTCTTCCTCTACCTGAAACCCCTACATAAAATGGCCATAATAGAAATCAGAACCTGAAGTGAAGCACCAGGCAATAATTGATATTCAGAGACCACAACCTTGTTTCTGTCAAAGACAATGAAGTTACATCCAAAGCTTATACACCGAAAAGATTTAAAACATATTTCCCAtgaaaaaactttttatttaatcatttattcaTTTTGGTTGCAGTAGCCTGACCGAAAAGGAAATAATATCTTGATTAGTTTCCCAATCGATATCTGTAGAAACCTAACACATGTTCTCCTTCAGAAAGGTATCCTTATAGCTAAAAAAATGGAGAATAATCATTCAAAGTAGACATGAAACAATTTAATGTATCGTCAAGATTAGACAATAAGGAGACAACACTAAACAGATCTAATAAACACAGTATTTGTCCtaccatattttaaaatataacaagAATGTCTCAGATTTACTTACAGTGCTAGGACTGGGTTGCCTTTTCACTCCAGAAATGTCAGGAGAATCGGGAAGAACAGAATTCTCAACGTAGTATCGCTCTGCCATGGCATTCAGCAAAAGAAATGTTATATAAGTagtgaaacaaaaatatttctaaaaaaaaatctagaagaCTGTGAAATTTACTAGCATGCAAGACAGAAACTTTACATGCAAAAGGGCAGAGAAGAGCTACCTCAGCTCTTTTAACCAAAGTAGCAAATACATGTGGCTTTCAACTAAACATTTTTCTTCactttaatttcataaataccTTACTGCCAGAATATTATTCCACAGCAAAAGGTTAAAGATGTAACATTCTCATAGTTATTTGATTAGTTGATTAAGAAAGATACTCCTATGTTCTTTAaaaccatctctctctctcactatcTTTTTCAATCTGTTAAAACAGAACCCAATATCATCTTCCAactaagaaaaaaagagaaccaagtacaaagaaaaaaacaaaactcgaCAGGAACATTGCAGCAGCAAAAAATCAGTAGGAGACATTATGCATATAACATTTAAAACATTAGCACTATTGCTCTTAGTTTCGTTTTCCTTTTTCATGTGTTTCATATAGTCTAAATTGTATTCCATCATCCATGGTCTGAGTTTATTTCTTCTCGAATACAAGCGTACAGCTATAAAACGCATCACAAGAGAAAACAGGACAAAcagtgcaagtgtaaccaaaACCAGCAGTTTGGTTTGGCTGTAACTGGGAATTCCCATGCCCATACAATTAAAAAACCAGTCCACACTTCAGGTGTCAGGTTACGAAGTTCTCAGTGTCAGCTAAAAAAACCAACCTTTTATGAGAGAAAATTGAAATAGATTTCAGAATGACAAAAAATCACAACAGCTTCATCTTAAGGAATTGAAACTATGAAGCATTACCATATAGCACAATTTAATAATTCCAAATGTTCCAAATGAGACCTAAATAGTTGTTCAAACATACACAGAGGATgaacagaaagaaaaattaagatcaaaatTACAAGGatccataataaataaataaataaataaaataataatgaaaaataaataaataacatgaagTTTGAAACAACAGTAAGTAACTCACCATGGCCGGGATCCCCTGGGGATTCAAATGCACCAGGAGGAAGCGGTTCAAATTCTACAGCGAGTGGTGGACCATCCTCCCGATAATGCCTCCCCAATTGCCTCTTGACAGCCGTAACAGCAGCATTTTCTATTTCACCCTTAACTTTCAGATATCCTGAGGGCTTATATCCCATGTTTCTTGAGACCTTTGGATTTGCGCCTGCAATAACTCCATCATGTTTTAGGTACCTAGAAGTTTCCATATCATAAGGATCGTCACTTTGAGAAAACAACCTATCTTGTAACGATGAGCTACTTTCTGAAGATGTATTATCTACACCACTAACTCTTTCGGTATAATGACTTCTTTGATCATGACTGAGTTCCGCAGTCGGAAAATCATGCCCATAAAGCCTTCGACTTTCAACTTCCCTTGGATCGACATGCCTATACTCTGCATTCTTAGTACTGCCACATGAGTCTTGCCCAAGTCCACTGCCACGATCCTGTATAATTCCGCTTGAACGATCTTGTCGTCCATTAGTGAACTTTTCATCTCTCAACAATTTTTTATCCTTTAACCTCCGGTGGCAAAACCATCCAGATATCTGCTTTTCTGTCAATCCTAACTCCTCTGCAAGTGCTGATTTCATTTCCTCTGTAGGATATTTGTGCTCTGTGGAAGTCAAACAGAAGAATCCATAAAAGATTATAactatgttcttttttttttttttttttaagttgggaTTAATAATTGCATATGAATTTCTCAATGGTTATTTAGATATAATTGTCAGGATAAGCATCCTTACCATTATAAAATTTCTCTAAAGCCATAACCTGGCCAGGTGTCTTAAGCCGTCTCTTCTTGTTATTATCTTGAGAAACTTTATTGTCCTCAGAATGCGCTTCACTTAGTTCTAAACATTAATCGAAAAGCAGAAATTAATCTATTAGCAAGAGAAGTAATATCTGTAGTATGTTagctaataaatataatatgcaaGGGTCATATCTAAAACAAACGTTTTCTAGCAGTATTAACACAAAATTAGTAACACATGCTGCAATATAGAGCCAATTCTCCATTTGATGATGGGAGACATGAAAAAATTTCTTTCCACAGGATAGACAATTTGTAAACTGTCTCCATGaaattttagttattattaGCTAGCTATGCAATAAGGAATGtatggtttaattttaattaacacTTTCATATCCACATTTTTCTCTTTCACAAACATAACTGCCTTTTCTGCACCACTCATGCACGATCTTTGCAACTAATATCACTTCAATTTCCTATTTTTGTTTCATGCAGTGGTTACAACTTAAATAACTTTCTTCATCTTTTATCCAGTTCCTAAATGTCCAATTTCCCGATGAGATCATGAAGAGAACATATTCTGTAACCTACTTTGTATTTCATACATGTGAGCCATAGTTAAACTTCTAAAAGCATCCAGTTTTCACAGGCTCTTTCAATCATAACAATTTCTATTCCCTTCAATTCTATAAAGCAATCAATGATATACTTCTATTCTATCTATACCAGTGcatcattatatttataaactCCAAGCAACATTATCAGAGACCAACCATCCACATCTTACTTGTCACATATATTCACTAGAAAAACTGGAAAACTTGCTCTGCATAAAATTCCTTATTCCATAATGATTTTAGATAAACGGATCACATCAATTGAAATTTGGCATGTTGATATAATTAGagatttcaaaatttaacaataacaCAATTCAGATGCGTATACTTTGGTTGAAggattattaaaaaagaaaaaaaaattaatgcccAAGTTGGTTTCAAAGTAAATGAAGAAAACTGGAAATATTAGTAACACATTGAACTGTACCATCTAGGGGACGGGAGAAGGGAGCAAAGAAACAAGAGAAgaccaagaataaaaatttcattatttttccttcaattttctCAGCAGCCAATCTAAAAGAATTCAAAAGTCAAGATGTGTCCTTGTATCATTGTAAAATCTGTTGCTAGCATGAAAGTGATTCAAATTCCCAAATATTCAATCACAAAATCAAAATGCAACAAACCCAGAAACACAACGGGAAACGAAAACCCAAATCCCTAAACTGATATGAGATTGAGAAAATTGCATCAATACCTTCCATGGTTTGTGTCAATT includes:
- the LOC107407998 gene encoding homeobox-DDT domain protein RLT1 — protein: MEELSEAHSEDNKVSQDNNKKRRLKTPGQVMALEKFYNEHKYPTEEMKSALAEELGLTEKQISGWFCHRRLKDKKLLRDEKFTNGRQDRSSGIIQDRGSGLGQDSCGSTKNAEYRHVDPREVESRRLYGHDFPTAELSHDQRSHYTERVSGVDNTSSESSSSLQDRLFSQSDDPYDMETSRYLKHDGVIAGANPKVSRNMGYKPSGYLKVKGEIENAAVTAVKRQLGRHYREDGPPLAVEFEPLPPGAFESPGDPGHERYYVENSVLPDSPDISGVKRQPSPSTRYEVYNSKVSSKDSYVHEAPMMHVFEGQEIKSGNQSRKKSTYLNRTSSLPGRNSTLNTYDESGYNRNSRMSSKHGVEGMISDSALKHHGQYSGKISREQSVPWLDEDNNTSPKILQRSEYSKLKPSVSKRYGHEMFDMKDRRQSKIMAKAQEDIYNEEAKATKEKCSPVKVKMKPTNEMMAGKKVMVDCSQQDYGTNSSIAPLPPRSHLVIGSTMEMPSSFSEDDETAETSSSVD